The following is a genomic window from Amphiura filiformis chromosome 4, Afil_fr2py, whole genome shotgun sequence.
GAATTGGCCCTACTTTAAACaatccaattttctttgtttttaattttatgtttCAGAAGTAAAGAAGAatctcaccatcatcatcaccatcataaaAAGAAGAAGGACAGAAAACGCAAAGAGTCAAGCAGTTCTTCAGAACATAAGTCCAAGAAAATAGCGCTGTCAGAATCGTCCAAACATGAGAGGCGCTCCTCTTCAGATCTTAAGAGTAGTAAACATGAGAGGCACTCTTCAGATCATAAGAGTAGTAAACATGAAAGGCACTCGTCTTCAGATTATAAGAGTAGTAAACATGAGAGGCGCTCCTCATCAGATCATAAGAGCAGTAAACACCACAGAGATAAGGCTGAGAGTAGTTCAGTTAGGTCTGAAGACTCTGAAGCTGCTAAGGTAGCAGCTACAAAGACGACATCAGATCAAGACATTGTAGAAGTAAAACACGTTCACCATTCTAAATCGCCTCATTCTTCAGAAAAATCCAGCCGAGCTACAAAGACAGCATCAGATCAAGATATTGTAGAAGTAAAACATGTTCACCATTCTAAATCGCCTCATTCTTCAGAAAAATCCAGCCGAGCTACAAAGACAGCATCAGATCAAGATATTGTAGAAGTAAAACATGTTCACCATTCTAAATCGCCTCATTCTTCAGAAAAATCCAGCCGAGCTACAAAGACAGCATCAGATCAAGATATTGTAGAAGTAAAACACATTCACCATTCTAAATCGCCTCATTCTTCAGAAAAATCCAGCCGAGTTAAGATTATTCGCAAAGATGACCCAAGATCGGTATTTTCAGTGCAGAATACAAGTGTGAAAGTGGATGTTTTAACAGCAGCACCAGACGAGGACAAGCCTATAAAATCTGGTGTTTTACCAAAAAAAAGATGATGAGGatattattgaaataaaacaaacaaataataatacaGCCGAGTTGAAACAGGTGAAAATTTCAGACAAAGTGGGAAATATGGAGGATAGGATAGAGGAGGTGGAAAGAACAAAGCCAAGTAAAACTATTTCAGAGACAAGAAAGGACAATGTTGATTCAAAGAAGACAACTAAAAAGGTTGTGGACAcaaagaagacagaaaaagacaATGTAGAGGCAAAACAGAGTATCAAGGACAAAGTGGAGCCGAGCTTAGAATTAGAACCAAAACCAGAAGCAAAATCTGTTACACCAGCTGCACAGCCAGTACCAGCGACTGCTAGTGGCAAAACTGAGAAGAAAGTCATCAAGATCAATATAGTAACCAAAGCATTAAAGATTCCAACTCCACCTCCCTCTCCACCTAGCAAGAAACCAAAGAAAGAACTGGAGGATGGGGAGTTGTCCGAATCGCAAAGTGATATTTCATCAGAGTCAGAAAGTGATATTGATTCGGAAGAGTCGGAAAGTGAGAAAGAAGTACCAGGTAAGACATAGTACAACTACATAGTACAAGTTAAGCTTTTCTGTCCCTCCAAATTTGCTTGACCGGGCACTACTACATACCCCCCCCCTTGagtcctactgactattcttacaaTATCCCTGAATGGTAAGACTCTTAGTAACCAATGAGAGTGGACAAAATGACTGCTTCCAATTCTTCTTGCTTAACTACAAAAGTACTATTTTAAATCCCAATTCTGAAGGACTGGCCCTCCTGTGGGAGTGACTTTTAAAAGCTCAATGTGAGGCTTAGTAAAATGTCAGGCAAGCAAAACggtcaagtgcaaatttgctgggacacttccaCAGTTCGATGACCCCAgctccccgctccccttattcaatgttgtataccaaacgcctcattttaaTGTGCTatatgtttgctccaacattggttggtgggttATGGGGGTAGTCTTGAATTTTGATTCAAGCCTTACGCGTGTAAGTAACAGCCAACAACGGTGATCGATTCTTATAGCGAAGGGCGTGCTTAACATACGGTTTTGATCAACCTGTATTAAATCTCCGCGATTCCGGATTTTATGCAGACTaccaaatatagaaaataatgagATGGCGTTGAATATTCATGACTTTAACCATCCAATCATATTCCGAGATCTTGTTTGTCAGGTCACAAAAACGTAAACACTCACGCACATTGTGTATGCTTGTAAATGTGCAGCCCAGCTGTTTCGAAAAACAACAACCCGTCTCGACCACAAGATTGACAGCAAATGGGCAGCTTGATCATCGTACGACCACCAATGAAAACAGCGTATTTCGTCAGTGCATTGGGTCATTTGCATACAAACATTAATGATCTACACAAGTTATACAAGACGCTCGGCTACAACTTGCTGATTGCGGTTTGTACAATGTAAAACCATGAAGAAAAAACTGACAGTGCCAATAGCTGTGAGTGATCGCTTGGCTTGCCAATGGTACTAAATATAAATGATCAGTGCGGGGCCTGAGGAAATTGGCTGGCCATAGTATATTGAGTCTTGAACAAGACTAGTTGGTGGGGGATGGAGGTGATttgaaataggttggaaactatacaaataaaatatcatatggTGAACTTGATATGAACGATTTTATTGAACTGAGGGcatgaaatatgaacaagtgtcccaaggaaatttgcacttgattgtag
Proteins encoded in this region:
- the LOC140150982 gene encoding uncharacterized protein; the encoded protein is MADLRDVLRSFALQKMQEIKDESKEKDERSKEESHHHHHHHKKKKDRKRKESSSSSEHKSKKIALSESSKHERRSSSDLKSSKHERHSSDHKSSKHERHSSSDYKSSKHERRSSSDHKSSKHHRDKAESSSVRSEDSEAAKVAATKTTSDQDIVEVKHVHHSKSPHSSEKSSRATKTASDQDIVEVKHVHHSKSPHSSEKSSRATKTASDQDIVEVKHVHHSKSPHSSEKSSRATKTASDQDIVEVKHIHHSKSPHSSEKSSRVKIIRKDDPRSVFSVQNTSVKVDVLTAAPDEDKPIKSGVLPKKR